In the genome of Bryobacteraceae bacterium, one region contains:
- a CDS encoding glycosyltransferase family 39 protein — MEHRHALAAVGLVASLVFVPSAASPPSLMDDVDAVQAQIARNMLDSGDWVTARLNGVVYLEKAPGPYWLMAASFAVFGMHDWAARIPFVLSAIGLCLLTARWAAWAWGARSGFCAGTALATSVGLWLFTRIQIPDVTLALAIAWALYSFLRGRPFQFWAAIGAGFLLKGLIAMVFPIAAVLVYWAITGRWRRWRDLRPAHGALVTLAIAAPWVILATIRNPPYFDFTMHSASGEYHGFFWFFFLNEHLFRFLNMRYPRDYNTVPRVAFWLFHLLWFFPWSAWFPAAFRPRAEEGRGGETRLLALAWAGFILVFFTFSTTQEYYSMPAYPAFALLLGAALEEDRGSKILAAITGVLAVALGAIWITVRGYPAPGDISQALTLNPEAYTLSLGHMKDLTLPAFAYLRGPLLMAAVAFLGGTLGLLFLRGIRRVVSLAAMMALFFFAARTALVAFDPYLSSRPLAEALKKAPPGTVVYDNQYYTFSSVFFYANRTGLLLNGRVNNLEYGSYAPGAPPVFIDDAEFARRWQSPSRHYLLIEGPALARITKIVPPGSLHTIAEAGGKFLYSNAAPPAIQ, encoded by the coding sequence ATGGAACATCGTCACGCGTTAGCCGCCGTCGGCCTCGTCGCCTCACTCGTGTTCGTTCCGTCGGCTGCCAGTCCGCCCTCGTTGATGGACGATGTGGACGCCGTCCAGGCGCAGATCGCGCGCAACATGCTCGACTCGGGCGATTGGGTCACAGCGAGGCTCAACGGCGTGGTCTACCTCGAAAAGGCGCCCGGGCCGTATTGGCTGATGGCAGCCTCGTTCGCGGTCTTCGGCATGCACGACTGGGCCGCGCGAATCCCTTTCGTCCTATCCGCGATTGGCCTTTGCCTGCTCACGGCGCGTTGGGCTGCGTGGGCATGGGGCGCCCGCTCCGGGTTCTGCGCGGGAACCGCACTCGCGACGTCGGTGGGATTGTGGCTGTTCACTCGGATTCAGATCCCGGACGTGACCCTTGCTCTCGCGATTGCGTGGGCGCTCTATTCGTTTCTACGAGGCCGTCCATTCCAGTTCTGGGCGGCGATTGGCGCGGGCTTCCTGCTTAAGGGCCTGATCGCGATGGTTTTCCCGATTGCCGCGGTGTTGGTCTACTGGGCAATCACGGGCCGGTGGCGCCGCTGGCGAGATCTGCGGCCGGCGCACGGCGCGCTGGTCACGCTGGCGATTGCCGCGCCGTGGGTGATTCTCGCCACCATCCGCAATCCTCCGTACTTCGACTTCACAATGCACTCCGCATCTGGCGAGTACCACGGCTTCTTCTGGTTCTTCTTCCTCAATGAACACCTGTTCCGGTTTCTGAACATGCGGTATCCGCGGGACTACAACACGGTGCCGCGCGTGGCGTTCTGGCTCTTCCACCTGCTGTGGTTCTTTCCCTGGTCGGCGTGGTTCCCCGCTGCTTTTCGTCCGCGCGCGGAAGAAGGCCGGGGCGGTGAAACTCGTTTGCTCGCGCTGGCCTGGGCTGGCTTCATCCTCGTGTTCTTCACTTTCTCTACGACGCAAGAGTATTATTCGATGCCCGCCTATCCCGCCTTCGCCCTGCTGCTCGGAGCGGCCCTGGAGGAAGACCGGGGCTCAAAGATACTGGCCGCGATCACGGGTGTCCTCGCGGTTGCACTCGGCGCGATCTGGATAACCGTTCGTGGCTATCCGGCGCCCGGCGACATATCGCAGGCGCTGACCTTGAACCCGGAAGCGTACACGCTCTCGCTCGGACACATGAAGGACCTGACTCTACCGGCATTCGCGTACCTTCGTGGACCACTCCTGATGGCGGCGGTCGCGTTTCTGGGCGGTACGCTGGGCCTGTTGTTTCTTCGCGGAATACGCCGGGTGGTGTCGCTCGCGGCAATGATGGCGCTGTTCTTCTTCGCTGCCCGCACCGCGCTGGTGGCCTTTGACCCGTACCTTTCGTCCCGTCCGCTGGCGGAGGCTTTGAAGAAAGCGCCTCCCGGCACGGTGGTCTACGACAACCAGTACTACACGTTCTCGAGCGTCTTCTTCTACGCCAACCGCACTGGCCTCCTTCTGAACGGCCGAGTGAACAACCTGGAATATGGTTCGTACGCGCCGGGCGCGCCGCCGGTGTTTATCGACGACGCCGAGTTCGCGCGACGCTGGCAGTCGCCGAGCCGGCACTACCTGTTGATCGAAGGGCCGGCCTTAGCGAGAATCACCAAAATCGTTCCACCGGGTTCGCTTCATACGATCGCGGAAGCCGGAGGCAAGTTTCTCTACTCCAACGCCGCGCCCCCCGCGATACAATAG